A stretch of the Chloroflexota bacterium genome encodes the following:
- a CDS encoding GAF domain-containing sensor histidine kinase, protein MPPARDKPGGGRSASWREALAELKQSEAMIQTLFRISKKLNATLDVDKLLDELAQEAIQIVRGESGFAGLRTADGMTIHKYFREGVAIPYDYTWPEGRGIPGWVLKYRIPYGTSDAANDQVLQHDLSINAGVRSLICTPILDSVGGVLGYFDIRNKTDGNGFTPNDQEMLMALSPAASIAIQNALAYGKRLQVEAELKSSHAQLRALAAKLEAVREEERTTIARELHDQLGQALTALKLDLARLTDRLVDKDAALAREAVAITAQMDALVKTVRRIATELRPGVLDNLGLAASIEWQSREFQRRTGIECVVTLPDDDLLLTRGQATALFRIFQETLTNVTRHAQASRVAVELRATTDWLTLMVHDNGRGIQRGQMAGANSLGLLGMRERTELLGGSFDIRGTPSHGTTVTVAIPRAPATQAGGHA, encoded by the coding sequence ATGCCGCCTGCGCGTGACAAGCCTGGCGGCGGGCGTTCCGCGTCCTGGCGCGAGGCGCTCGCGGAATTGAAGCAATCCGAAGCGATGATTCAGACGCTGTTCCGCATCAGCAAGAAGTTGAATGCCACATTGGATGTGGACAAGTTGTTGGACGAGCTGGCGCAAGAGGCGATTCAGATTGTCCGGGGCGAGAGCGGGTTCGCGGGCTTGCGGACCGCCGATGGCATGACAATCCACAAGTACTTCCGCGAGGGCGTGGCGATACCGTACGACTATACCTGGCCGGAAGGGCGCGGCATTCCGGGCTGGGTTCTCAAGTACCGGATCCCCTATGGCACGAGCGATGCAGCCAACGATCAGGTCCTGCAGCACGACCTGTCGATCAATGCCGGTGTGCGCTCGCTGATCTGTACGCCGATCCTGGATTCGGTCGGCGGTGTGCTCGGCTACTTCGACATTCGGAACAAGACGGACGGCAACGGCTTTACGCCGAATGATCAGGAGATGCTGATGGCGCTGTCTCCGGCCGCGTCGATCGCCATTCAGAACGCGCTGGCCTACGGCAAACGGCTTCAGGTTGAAGCCGAACTCAAGAGTTCGCACGCTCAACTGCGTGCGCTGGCGGCCAAACTGGAGGCGGTCCGCGAAGAGGAGCGCACAACGATCGCACGCGAATTGCATGATCAGCTGGGCCAGGCGTTGACGGCGCTTAAGCTGGACCTCGCCCGCCTCACCGATCGCCTGGTGGACAAAGATGCGGCGCTCGCGCGCGAGGCGGTGGCCATTACCGCCCAGATGGATGCGCTGGTGAAGACCGTCCGGCGCATCGCAACGGAACTGCGGCCCGGGGTATTGGACAACTTGGGACTGGCGGCGTCGATCGAATGGCAGTCCCGCGAATTTCAGAGGCGGACGGGAATCGAGTGCGTCGTGACCTTGCCGGATGATGATCTGCTGCTAACACGGGGGCAGGCGACCGCCCTCTTTCGCATCTTCCAGGAGACGCTGACGAACGTCACGCGGCACGCGCAGGCGAGCCGCGTGGCCGTGGAGTTGCGGGCAACGACGGACTGGCTGACGCTCATGGTGCATGACAACGGGCGGGGCATTCAACGCGGGCAGATGGCCGGCGCCAACTCGCTGGGGCTGCTCGGCATGCGCGAGCGCACCGAACTGCTGGGCGGCTCGTTCGATATTCGTGGAACGCCCAGCCACGGGACGACAGTCACCGTGGCGATCCCGCGCGCGCCGGCCACGCAGGCAGGAGGGCATGCATGA
- a CDS encoding response regulator transcription factor, with protein sequence MTGLNIILADDHAVVRQGVKQILAGAFPSARFGEAATARDVLEMVHDGHWDVVVLDLTMPGNNGLDVLKQIKHDRPELPVLILTMYPEDQFAMRAIRAGAAGYLNKEGAPEELVLALRKILSGGNYISAAVADELIVHTRQDDSRPMHELLSDREFQVLCMIGSGKTVKDISTELSLSAATVSTYRARILQKMRLKTNADLMQYAMQKGLV encoded by the coding sequence ATGACGGGGCTCAACATAATTCTGGCCGATGACCATGCCGTCGTGCGGCAGGGCGTGAAGCAGATACTGGCGGGCGCGTTTCCCTCGGCACGCTTCGGTGAAGCGGCCACGGCCCGCGATGTTCTGGAGATGGTGCATGATGGGCACTGGGATGTCGTCGTGCTGGATCTGACCATGCCCGGCAATAACGGGCTGGATGTGTTGAAGCAGATTAAGCACGATCGGCCGGAACTGCCGGTGCTGATTCTGACCATGTATCCCGAAGACCAGTTTGCCATGCGCGCTATCCGTGCCGGTGCGGCGGGCTACCTTAACAAGGAAGGCGCGCCCGAGGAATTGGTGCTGGCGCTGCGAAAGATTCTGAGCGGCGGCAACTACATCAGCGCAGCTGTGGCCGACGAGTTGATCGTGCACACGCGCCAGGACGACAGCCGTCCGATGCATGAGCTGTTGTCTGATCGGGAGTTTCAGGTGCTGTGCATGATTGGCTCCGGCAAGACGGTCAAGGATATTTCGACCGAATTGTCGTTGAGCGCGGCCACGGTCAGCACCTACCGGGCGCGCATCTTGCAGAAGATGCGCCTGAAGACCAACGCGGATCTGATGCAGTATGCGATGCAGAAGGGGCTCGTCTAG
- a CDS encoding amidohydrolase/deacetylase family metallohydrolase: MTLGTSIQCVYQRSVSVHFDLLIKSGDLVDPGSGRVGKFDVAIKRDRIAAVDANIPAESAAQVIDASGQYVTPGLVDMHTHVYHGVTYWGIDPDPVAARTGVTTWLDVGSAGAFNLIGLRNYVAKPATARVYALLHIASVGLTAETWEASNLNYCNVDLCCTMVNRNRDWVLGVKVRIDGNTVGPNGIEPLRRAQEAARRVDLPLMVHIGDSGPSIDGLGEVLPLMRRGDILTHCFTGRDMRIVDGKGRLLAAARRAWDSGVVMDIGHGAGSFSFETAEALIRDGYKPDVISSDIHQLSVHGPCFDLPTCLSKFLALGMTFGEVIERATSRPAQVLGLDDAVGTLAPGRLADVALFRIERGDFTFYDVAMNARTGHELVRNTLTIVGGHVMPRKPDAPAAPWIVLSDAQRALIERGHTPAAFIDASAAA, encoded by the coding sequence ATGACGCTGGGTACATCAATACAGTGCGTGTATCAAAGGAGCGTGTCTGTGCATTTCGATCTGCTCATTAAAAGCGGCGATCTGGTTGACCCCGGCAGCGGGCGAGTCGGCAAGTTCGACGTTGCCATCAAGCGCGACCGGATTGCTGCCGTGGACGCCAACATTCCGGCTGAATCGGCGGCGCAGGTGATCGATGCCAGCGGGCAGTATGTCACGCCGGGCCTCGTGGACATGCACACGCACGTATATCATGGGGTGACCTACTGGGGCATTGATCCCGATCCGGTAGCAGCGCGCACCGGCGTCACGACGTGGCTTGATGTCGGGTCGGCCGGCGCTTTCAACCTGATCGGCCTGCGCAATTACGTTGCGAAACCGGCGACGGCGCGCGTCTACGCGCTGCTGCATATCGCCTCCGTCGGCCTGACGGCCGAGACGTGGGAGGCCTCCAATCTGAACTACTGCAATGTCGACCTGTGCTGCACGATGGTCAATCGCAATCGCGATTGGGTGCTGGGCGTCAAAGTGCGCATTGACGGGAATACGGTCGGGCCGAACGGCATCGAACCGCTCCGTCGCGCGCAGGAGGCCGCTCGGCGCGTTGACCTCCCGTTGATGGTGCACATTGGCGATTCGGGTCCGAGCATTGACGGCCTGGGCGAAGTGCTGCCGCTGATGCGTCGCGGCGACATCTTGACGCACTGCTTTACGGGGCGCGACATGCGCATTGTCGACGGCAAAGGCCGCCTGCTCGCCGCGGCCCGGCGGGCCTGGGATTCCGGCGTGGTTATGGATATCGGGCATGGCGCCGGCTCGTTCTCGTTTGAGACGGCCGAGGCCCTGATTCGCGACGGATACAAGCCCGACGTGATCTCATCCGATATTCACCAGTTGAGCGTGCATGGCCCGTGTTTTGACCTGCCGACCTGTCTGAGCAAGTTCCTTGCACTGGGCATGACGTTTGGCGAGGTGATCGAGCGAGCGACATCGCGTCCGGCCCAAGTGTTGGGTCTGGACGATGCTGTCGGCACACTGGCACCGGGCCGGCTCGCCGATGTGGCGCTGTTTCGTATCGAGCGCGGCGATTTCACATTCTACGATGTGGCCATGAACGCACGCACCGGCCACGAACTCGTCCGCAACACGCTGACGATCGTTGGCGGTCACGTCATGCCGCGAAAGCCTGATGCGCCGGCGGCGCCCTGGATTGTGCTCAGCGACGCACAGCGCGCCCTCATCGAGCGCGGTCACACACCGGCGGCATTCATAGACGCATCAGCGGCCGCATAA
- a CDS encoding SPFH/Band 7/PHB domain protein, with the protein MNALISLLGAAIVTFCAAWFVVPVALWGLRMFGTYAIVQEGTCRVYVLFGKVLGVLREPGLHLLWPRLGPQAALVNWLGTCQVLDMRLDQQYLRSQPVNSEEGAPMGIGIWYEMYISDPVFYMFKNADPQGSLSANVGNATVRTLSNLPLGSMLEDRHAMSQAVRGDVSPKSVEWGYKLGSVYIRKVHFRDVGMIKQIEEKVVNRLRQVTSAITQDGVNQVSIISSTAERQASIEFGKANAMRPKIVGEALQKISSDPDVANTMFEILELGKIAESKARVTLVPAQGSELLAQLLAAQPKSA; encoded by the coding sequence ATGAACGCGTTGATCAGCCTGCTGGGGGCCGCGATCGTCACGTTCTGTGCCGCCTGGTTCGTTGTGCCGGTGGCGCTGTGGGGCTTGCGCATGTTCGGCACCTATGCCATTGTGCAGGAGGGTACCTGCCGCGTGTACGTGCTGTTTGGCAAAGTGCTGGGCGTGCTGCGCGAGCCCGGGCTGCACCTGCTGTGGCCCCGGCTGGGGCCGCAAGCCGCGCTGGTGAACTGGCTGGGCACCTGCCAGGTGCTCGACATGCGGTTGGACCAGCAGTACCTGCGCAGCCAACCGGTTAACTCCGAAGAAGGCGCGCCGATGGGCATCGGCATCTGGTATGAGATGTACATCAGCGACCCGGTCTTCTACATGTTCAAGAATGCCGACCCGCAAGGATCGCTGAGCGCGAACGTCGGCAACGCAACCGTGCGCACCCTGAGCAATCTGCCGCTGGGCAGCATGCTGGAAGACCGGCACGCCATGAGCCAGGCGGTGCGCGGCGACGTGTCGCCCAAATCCGTCGAGTGGGGCTACAAGCTCGGCTCCGTGTACATCCGCAAAGTGCACTTCCGCGATGTGGGCATGATCAAACAGATCGAGGAGAAGGTCGTCAACCGGCTGCGCCAGGTGACCTCCGCTATCACCCAGGACGGCGTCAACCAGGTCAGCATCATCAGCAGCACGGCCGAGCGTCAGGCGTCAATCGAATTTGGCAAGGCCAACGCTATGCGCCCGAAGATCGTCGGTGAAGCGCTGCAGAAGATCAGCAGCGACCCTGACGTGGCGAATACGATGTTCGAGATTCTTGAACTGGGCAAGATCGCGGAAAGCAAGGCGCGGGTGACACTCGTGCCAGCGCAAGGTAGCGAGCTGCTCGCGCAGTTGCTGGCAGCCCAACCCAAGTCGGCCTAG